The Herpetosiphonaceae bacterium genome segment ACGGCTGCTTCGCGCATGCTGCCGGTACGCTTGCGACCGCTCTGTTGCTCTGGTGCTGATCCTGGCCGTGGCGATTCTGGCTCCGCTGCTTCTCGATTGGAAGACCGCCCAGCGGCTACCGTCTGTCGAGGCGAAAGTCACCAGGCTAGACGCGCAGGTTGTCGAGCATACACGCGGCGCGCTACAGGCCAGCCCCACTGCGGCCACTGGCGCTGCTCCCGATCGTCTGCGGCTGCGGCTGCCAACGACCACGCCGGTCGCGCGCGGTCGGGCGCGGCATAGTTCGTTCTACAGCGCCGCGCTTGGCCGAGCGATGGATTACTGGCTCTACCTGCCGCCGGGCTACGCATCGACCGCGCGCCGGTATCCAGTGCTGTACGTGCTGCATGGTCGTGGCGGCGGCAGCGGCGAATGGAAGGATTACGGCTTATTCGACGAGGCGGACAGGCTGATCCGTGAGAAGCGCATCGCTCCCCTGATGATTGTCTCGCCGCAGGGAGATCTGGGCTACTGGATGAACCATGCGGGCGGCGGCGAGCGCTGGGGCGATTACATCACCGGCGACCTGATCCCGCAC includes the following:
- a CDS encoding alpha/beta hydrolase-fold protein; protein product: RLLRACCRYACDRSVALVLILAVAILAPLLLDWKTAQRLPSVEAKVTRLDAQVVEHTRGALQASPTAATGAAPDRLRLRLPTTTPVARGRARHSSFYSAALGRAMDYWLYLPPGYASTARRYPVLYVLHGRGGGSGEWKDYGLFDEADRLIREKRIAPLMIVSPQGDLGYWMNHAGGGERWGDYITGDLIPHIDATYRTEAEPRHRAIGGISMGGHGALQLALNNPGLFGAVGGHSAVFRAEAEAFPFFGSGVDYQRRDPVSLVQDLSTPVTFALWLDIGADDPWLPRTLYFHELLAQRGIAHVWHLDPGGHERGYWQRHLRAYLEWYDKGLR